In the Haloferax sp. Atlit-12N genome, one interval contains:
- a CDS encoding ISH3 family transposase yields HENSVLYHLRTKFDLETLEQVGNTLLQKDILNVLPQQVEVCADLHLRPYYGDEDDTDGLYHSQAKRGTTAFHAYATLYARVKNKRYTLAVRRLEDGDTASSVLAEFLGILDGLDLGVQAVYLDREFYDSKCLTLLQAHNHAYVMPIVRWGRTIKRELSEGWSRVIQHSLTARLDGHSWTVEFPVYIDCTYQNGRYDEHGVARHGYAADAPFIDSLRDARYHYAKRFGIEASYRLSEQSIATTTTQNPVVRLLYVVVSLLLQNVWRYLHWEYVATPRRGGRRVWEW; encoded by the coding sequence CACACGAAAACTCCGTTCTCTACCATCTCCGCACCAAGTTCGACCTCGAGACGCTCGAACAGGTTGGAAACACGCTCCTCCAGAAGGACATTCTCAACGTCCTTCCCCAGCAGGTGGAGGTCTGCGCAGACCTCCACCTGCGGCCCTACTACGGCGACGAAGACGATACAGACGGCCTGTATCACTCACAAGCGAAGCGTGGAACCACCGCGTTCCACGCGTACGCGACGCTGTACGCACGCGTGAAGAACAAACGCTACACGCTGGCGGTGCGCCGTCTCGAAGACGGCGACACCGCCAGCAGTGTCCTCGCAGAGTTCCTCGGTATTCTCGACGGCCTTGACCTCGGCGTCCAGGCCGTCTATCTTGACCGCGAATTCTACGACAGCAAGTGTTTAACGCTGCTTCAGGCGCACAACCACGCCTACGTCATGCCGATCGTGCGCTGGGGACGGACGATCAAGCGAGAACTCTCAGAAGGATGGAGTCGCGTGATTCAGCACAGTCTGACAGCGAGACTCGACGGTCACAGCTGGACCGTCGAGTTTCCCGTCTACATCGACTGTACCTACCAGAACGGACGGTACGACGAACATGGGGTGGCGCGTCACGGCTACGCCGCTGACGCGCCGTTCATCGACTCACTACGGGACGCTCGATACCACTACGCGAAACGCTTCGGTATCGAGGCAAGCTATCGACTCTCCGAGCAAAGTATCGCGACGACCACGACACAAAATCCGGTCGTACGGCTGTTGTACGTCGTGGTGAGCCTGCTGTTACAGAACGTCTGGCGGTATTTGCACTGGGAATACGTGGCGACGCCCCGCCGTGGGGGGCGTCGCGTCTGGGAGTGGT